The following are encoded together in the Primulina tabacum isolate GXHZ01 chromosome 18, ASM2559414v2, whole genome shotgun sequence genome:
- the LOC142532274 gene encoding luminal-binding protein 5-like: protein MAAAWERRASPFVFAIVLLGSLFAFSIAKEEAKKLGTVTGIDLANDQGNHITPSRVGFTDGERLIGEAAKNQAAVNPERTVFDVKRLIGRKNVKLAPYKFVNKDGKPYIEVKIKDSETKVFSPEEISAMIFIKMEETVEAYLGKKIKGAIVTVPAYFNDAQRQAHKHAGVIAGLNVVRIINEPTAAAIDMV from the exons ATGGCTGCCGCGTGGGAAAGGCGCGCATCTCCGTTCGTCTTCGCGATCGTTTTGCTAG GGAGTTTATTTGCATTTTCCATTGCTAAAGAGGAGGCTAAAAAACTTGGAACAGTTACTGGGATAGACCTTG CAAACGACCAAGGTAATCATATCACCCCTTCACGGGTTGGATTCACTGATGGTGAGAGGTTGATTGGAGAGGCTGCGAAGAATCAGGCAGCTGTTAACCCCGAAAGAACGGTCTTTGATGTCAAACGACTTATTGGAAGAAA GAACGTGAAGCTTGCCCCATACAAATTTGTCAACAAGGATGGGAAACCTTATATTGAAGTCAAGATAAAAGACAGTGAGACTAAGGTCTTCAGTCCTGAGGAGATTAGTgccatgatttttataaagatgGAGGAGACAGTAGAGGCTTACCTTGGAAAGAAAATTAAAGGTGCCATTGTCACTGTTCCTG CTTACTTCAATGATGCTCAGAGGCAGGCCCATAAACATGCTGGCGTAATTGCTGGGTTGAATGTTGTGAGAATCATCAATGAGCCGACTGCAGCAGCGATTGATATGGTTTAG